Sequence from the Cydia fagiglandana chromosome 8, ilCydFagi1.1, whole genome shotgun sequence genome:
CGTAATCACTAGAATTTACGAAACCAACTTGCCATTAAAAAACCTTAGGGCTGGTTTAGACGATACacagagaaaaatcattagtaaactaaccaggaattaaaaaagagttctgtactgggggaaaaaatgaagtttcgtaataattatagacgtttcactatttctgtaaagtttatttatttctacaaacagctcagtaatcctaaatctaatttcaacaaacaatagaaattgcaagaactaatagaaattgcaaaagtcaatttgttcctattagttgactctccttgtccccggattaagtttattgttgtaattctaagtgtgtttttgttatctatttctctcagtgtactagaattcgcatgcgagttttataccattgcgggttttgatggTCGGTTGAAAATTTCAACCGACCATCAAAagttgggcaaaatgtaatcgactgacgattaacgattaaaattaaccgacttaatcgcgagcaacgattaaaagtgacgattaattaattttagtcgaaaatctccgactaatattgtcacgattaaattaatcgtcgactaattactggcgattaatttttttaatcgattaattagttcgattaattttctctcgattaattttagcaataaatatggtctttttaaccgactttaaaaaaagaacgaggtgcctaattcgtctgaaacatttataaataatataagtaacagacgaatttttatgtatgttcacttggagactattaatttcgaccgtcatcgaattttatttttgttagaaAAGGGATGTTTTAGAGTTCGTTccattttgttatcaataaaatacTGAAATCACTATAGGCATACCTAAagcaaaattatcatttttttaaacaaacacGTGCATTTGCTCTCGAAAGGTACTTACTATTGTGCGAATTATATAAACCGGCTGACGAAGATATAATAATGGCATTTTAAGGTCTGTAGgcaatttttttgttaaaggTTGTTCTTATCTCGGGTTATGTTGACAGTTCTTAAGGTCGTATAACAATGGCAAATTATGGATAAACGGATTGTTATCTATTTTGGAATTTCTAGTCCTatgtaaacaataaaacaaacctacaaagagtacgtaTGCTTAGTATTTTATGTCACTGTATTATATGCCACGTGTTATTAGTTTCTCAACTTACCCAGGTGTTTGCCTGCCTTACCCTTAAATGCACGATTTTGTCTTTTTGCcggaaattaatatatgtatcacataattgtttcctgattctaggaaaaatggtaaaaaaaatatagcatcGATTTttactgcgaaatcagtgttggAAGTTGCATAGGTTAaatcatattttatgtaaatatataattacatactAGTAAGAGATATAGGAAAAATCTTACTGCCATCAGAAAGGTATACTATTTGTGATATTCCTATGATAAATTcttgaaatataaaattattacaaaccCCGAAAAATGTGCCCAAAATcacgtactaaaaatcatcaacTTCCGGGTTTTTCCAAGTTTTTCGACATTTCGTCTCAAaacaaatgtaatttttataaattaaaatactttaagtAAGAATCCGGAATATGGATTAGTTttactatttaaataatatacaggaacaaatagaatttgtctaattatgcataaaatattatgtttatgttgTGTAGGCTGCATGCATCACTATTCACTAAgcattattatagtaaccaatgtaaccatcttatattattgaagcacagttataacactggaatggtttttaatgtgtacgcaagaagttttgatttttagttacatacaaaaatgaccacctgtctactttcaatcgagagttaatcgagaaatttaatcgattaatattaagattaattcaatttcaatcgtatgttaggtcgactaaattaatcgcgattaaattaatcgccgattaattttgacgattaaattttttaatcgattgattagtcgattaaaaagttaatcgattaatgcccatctctggtTGAAATGGACGTaatcaacagtccgcaatgtaactaaaatcgcatgcgagttcgcgtgccgtctaaatcagcccttacaaTATCATTAAAAAATTCTATCACGTTCTAATGAATGCGGACCTAAGCGGAACTCATTGTGCAATGTCAACATAAACATCCACTATGATAAAGTTAATTGTCTTGCTTTATATATTTTGGCGCCGAGTTTGAGACAACACAGCCACCCGCGGTAATTAAAGAGTTAGCCTGTTTGATCAACCACAGACTTGTTATTAATTGAGAGCCTTAATTTCTCTGCGAAAGATACTTTCAAGGACTTTGCTGGTTTTAATTACTCTACGTTTTAGTAAAAGGTCTTGCTCGAGTACTTAAAGCTACGTTAGTGTAAATTATTGGATTAAACATcttaatacctatattataactagtggttctgtgagctgtagaaaATGTAAAGTGgaaaatacctacttagttgAGTCGTTATCACAGTGAACTCACGATGGCCTTAAGCGCCATAGACCCTATTGGTGCTTAAGTTTTTTATGCCAATTTCTGAATTTTGGATAAATTCCAAAAATTGGATCGGCAAAATAATCTATTTAATCATAGAATCTGGTCATaaatccgtacacggcgggaagaagttgataactcacAGGTAAAAAtggaagaaatttgaaccttatgtagttttattttaagttcaaatttcatcaacaaaaaaaagtttggtctctgaataaagtatttcaacaaaatatctcgagatatcaacttcttcccgccgtgtaccgAAATGTACACGAGCATCGAGAATTGCGACCTGCAGAGGAGGACATCCGGACATAAGAAAGCAAAATGCCCGAGttaaaacggagaccttcgctaaaaCTTCGGTCAATTATTTGTtcgtaattttattaatatggtCACCATTACGAGATTAACTTGATGCATATTCCATTGTCACCAAGTGAGCTACGTATGCTACATCGGAACGAATCACTTCTCAATCGAAAACTAATTAGCAAAGAGTCAggcaaatctaaaaaaataaaattaataagatTTGCGTaagtagatctattaggtacgtCATTTATTTCTCTTATCTTCATATTATAGTGGAAAATTACATTTGATAGATATTGTTATAcctagtaggtacataattttataattgctactaggtaattaggtaacaattttaatttaatttgtttaaaagatcacagtatgtataatagaatattctacataaaatatatatgtattcaGATAATtccgagaaaaaaaaaatactaaaaagtggCGGACAATTCATTATTCATTATCACGGAATATGAGAACGGAAAATGATTTTCTGGATTAGCCAGAATTTCCGAAATTACCCGAATACCTAGTGAATACACCATGCACCTACACCTTACATTAtatatcatttaattatttatgcaCCTACTTCTTAGACTGTTCTGTTCTAAATTAGTTATGTATTCCCAGCGCGATCGGGCAAAACAGGTTTGGTCTAAGACGCTTACGACTGGATTTGGTGCGATTTTGGTCAAACACCCGTGTTAGGTACAAACTTACCTACTTTTAGGTAGTTTCGCGAAAcgcctaggtaggtacttctttcTTGTTGGTTAATTAACCTAGTACCTACCACTACCTAACTACTGACCACTTACAATGATTTTCAACactgagagagagagagagagagagaggaaaATGTGGAAAGGCGGTCACGTGATGTCATCCCCTTTATTTTTAATGAGACAGCGAGTTCATGGGATTGTCACTCCAGGCGAAATCAGTGGCGGAGAACACGTATACTAGCCAGTAGAAGAGGTTGAGAAGCGCAAACGAAGCCGGGAAGAGAACGCGGGCGGCGCGGTCGATGTGCGACACGCTGTTGATGTGGCCACGCATTCCTACGGGGAAAGATAGGTATGTCAATGGTAGGTAACTTTTGAACACAAACTTAGTAATAAATAGGGACAATATGGTAATTCGTCAGTAACTGGCCATCTGTTAGTAACGGCCACCcttaactaaaaatgaattctatccACCTATAAACAGTATTCATTTTAGTATCAGAGGTGGCCAGTTATTTAAACCTTAAACTAaacgttggctcgttgggtgggcGACGTCCGTAAAATTGCGGGTTACTTCTGCATTCTCATGCAGCTCAGGACcaggacaagtggcgtactagatgagaggcctatgctcagcagtgggcgataaagggctgatatgatgatgatgagatggaAGTCCTCACCAGCTTCGACCTGACGCTTCCTCCGGTAAAGGTCGTCCCCGGCGAGACAGTACAGCAGCTGCCGCCAGCCCGGCACGCGCGACTCCGTCTGTGTGGTGCGTTCCATGGTCAGTCGAACCACGGGCTCAGAGCCGGCTTCCGCGGGACTGTTGCTTTCTTGCGGCAGCGAGAAACTCTGGAAAAAATGTTAGTGAGTTTGCCTATGTATTTTATGTTCTGAAAAATTTTAATGTGGCTTACTTGTGCACTTGCCATAAAGTGTTTACGCCTGGATACTATCTTAAGGCTATGCTATGCCTGCATCAAGGACTTGAAGGCCAGGAGAAGTAgctacctaggtaggtactttattgtTGCGAGCATATATCTCGACTCTGCAGAGTATGCAAATCATTTTGAGagattttattttgtgtaaatAGAGAGTTCGGGAGACTTGCCCGTGttattaaaaaagtgtcaaaattaaaataatttaggtattttatctaTTTAGAATGTATTGTGCTCCATACATTCCACGGCTCTTctatttccgcacagactaccaaaaaaaattcaaatcccATTTTACCGAGTCTCCCGGACTCCCCTAGGGTTGTGAGTGGGAAGCTTagttattataataaattcagATAGCTCACGTAGTTGGCAGCGGATCTGGCGGAACTCCGGCGGCGAGCGGCGAGTTGTCGCGCGGCAAACGCGTCGCCTCCCACCTCCTCAATTAGCTCTTCCCATTCCGCGTCGTCTATCACTATCTCGCCAGAACCGACCTGATCAAAATAATGGGTATGTagccattttgtaagataataGGTGAAATGtgagaaaaaaatatgttgCTACCACTGATAATAACTACACctaccaccagtttgacacTAACATATTCGATAGCGtgtacgtaacttactttctacaTCTCCCACGTACTCTTATAGGTATGAGTGCAAGCGAGATATATGGAAAGTAAGTAACAGTAATATATCAATTTGACACTGCATAGGCTGGTACCTAGGGCTACTAGCCGGAGTAGCCGAGTCCACACAGCAagcatacgcgcgaggcaatttcctgCGAATGCacgctctgtgtggacccagCTACTgatctaaggcccacttgcaccattcccctaaaccggggttaacaggttaaaccgttaatcaagtgtcaaattgtactggtaaccatggtaacttcaggtttaacgggttaatcccgggttagtgcaatggtgcaagtggcgctaagatgAGTAAATGCTACCTTATTACCTTGGTAAAGTAATGGACGCCAGCAAATTCTAGAAGAGTGGCGATGCAGTAGAAGAAGCTCATGAGTAGAAACCAATCCAGCGCCGTCGCGTAACGCACCTTGGGCAGATCAGTTCGAGAGTCCAGACTTATGGTGGACAGAGTCAGCACGGTTGTGATCCCCAAGCCCACGCGATCCGATGTTGCCTAAAATGCATAATAATGTCAACATTCAACAATGTGTACCTATGCAAGATCAATAACAATCTGATCAGTTACGCAGTTTCTGTGTAAAAATACATGCCAGCCATGCAAGGTGATTTTACAACACCATGTATAATATCGttatatttgtgacgttccacgagaaaaggtaccttatgagggtttctagtttcggagatatgaaatgttttgtaaagaggtgaaaaaatgctcaatttttttttattgtgtgatctgaaaccttaatgcgtaacctgtttttatttttgttataagttagttataagcctagtaatgtcgtctcagagtttagtcgaaaaggtaccttatggaaaaaagattgaaaattcccaaaaaaactagtcaatacgggaaaagaagtttggtagagaactgtattagcattctgcaaaactaatttgataatttcagttctggttggggcgcctagcaaatattataaccatacatcgaccgacattacaaatccaagtagcctgctattataccaaagttactctcgtcaagtctttcttaactagtataatcttcatttggtttggtcgcatgcaataaatcagccattggtttgctgaaaaatgccaatacccgacgcattaccttacggaatatctgaggtcattgaacctcaatgccgcttgtcttcaatggcaaccaaaatatattattgataagaaatagactatttataccatctttaccccaaaatattattagtttatcctaactgttccatcatcatcatgcctcatcatgtaacttaaccacaaggtaccttttcattacatacaaattattggtcttttttaagattattatgacgaagaactaattaaatttgtggcagtttaatgtaaattaatattttctattcataaaagataaacttcaatgtgattgatgttttgtagtgatgtattattcgatttatttccataaggtaccttttcgtaaatgtatggagcaaatactgtaattgttatgtaagtttaaagtggcataaggggtttaaatatagtatttagttggggttttaggatttatttcatttgaatgacagaatttcttgcatatgtgctcagaaaaattgattgtgtgttacattaaaagtaaaaatattcaattttctgattttatatgaaaaagtcagaaaatacattttcacctctaaatcggtattgctttttgcttaaactgtctctcagtgtcgttttctaatagatacaatttaaatcttgagagctcattgcaatcaatcgtgaaaatgaaataaaactttattttcaagagattggttagtatacacataaatcagtcgatatcaaaggtttctatttgcattacagaacaagtcgcaacattttttaaatctcagatatataaggtattattatttgtagtcaactatgtaacttacttcaggaacatagttttttaggcggttaaacttaaaacttctctattgtaaagttgctcatttcacaacattattttcaaaaaatcatatctctgtaactacgcaacttagaaggttgatcttttgtgttatcgatagcttatttattgtagattactggggtatgcataactccatacccgccataaggtacctttgcccgtgggacgtcacattttattacATAGGTTACCTCGCGGTGTATCCAAAAGGATACCCAGGAGAGGACTACGATGAGGATGCACGGTACGTATACTTGTATGAGGAAGTACCCAGTGTGTCGCTGCAGGTTGAACGATACTTGAAGCACGGAAAAATCTCCTGCGTGAAAAAAAACAAGTAGTCAGGATTACATAAATTATAAGACACAGCAATCACAGCATACACTGCTCGCCCTGGGTTGGTCAAAGGCGCCTAGCCTATCAAAGATAGCATACACCAGATAATTTGGGACGGATACCGCCGTGGCCGGGTAGTCTAGTGGTCAGAACACTAGCCGCGTAAGCTGTGGACTTGGTTACTTTTTCTTTAGTGTACCTATGatatctagagttagaccaagaaaagtctgcagcgattttgatacaagtgttatttatacgtcataatttcatggaagtttgacgtttaaattaaCACATGCACTGTGttagtgggctatcaaaatctctgcagacttttcttggtctaacttttttTTCCATTTCAGTTTAATAGCTATTAAATAACACTAGGTGATTCAACTGTACAAGAGCAACATTACACCCACATTCCCTCGAGGGGAACACCGAAATGCCCATTTTAATCTGTCAATAATACCCATGTGAATCCTTTGAGGCATAAAAGCAGATTCGTGTAAATGCCACCGTTCTCTAAAACATCATTTCCTTTTGCCTTTGGCAGAAAAActgaaacatatttttattcgaTAGCACTTCAATGTCTATTTCGGGCGTGAATGAGACATTCGGCGAACGAGTACTTAAGAAACATTTTGTGATCGAAAAACGATTACTTACCTACAGTCCTACACTAAGGGCTCATTTCGACGATACgagaactcgcatacgagtttcaTTAACATTGCGTGTTTtggtcggtcggttgaattggacgtaaccaacagtccacaatatgtaactaaaatcgcatgcgagttcgcgcgccgtctaaatcagcccttatcgTTCTATTTAGATTTTTGTTTTATCTACCTGTGGAAAAAAACGGACTAACTATGAACGGTAAATCAATATGAAATGAAGAACAGAATTTTAAAGTtttaccaatttttttaaatacactgtgtttttttttaaatcttcgtTAACCTCGGGGTATGGCAAAGTAAGTAATTTTAAGCTGATagctttgctgactgtacatttcagaaaattgaatggcatagtaatttttttaaagtaggtaattgATACATAAGTGATACAGCGTTATTGTAACACGGACATTGTATTTGAATGCATgcatgagtacctacctaccatgtTTAGCCGTGCtcttcatggctaaacaactaaatcattaataaaagtaaaatttaaactTGGGATTGGACATAGGGTTAAGTAGGTactgtttaaaaataatttaaaaagaaaattacgAATTGATGCGTTCGGAGTTGTCCATAATCCATTTTCAATTAGatatacttaggtaggtacttagaatAGTTagtgtgacgtcccacgggtaaaggtaccttatggcggtcgacgcttacgctattattaacgccgctccaatattattgccgCGCTATGCGACGTATACGACATACCTTTATATGGAAAGTCACATATAAAGGTATGTCGTCCCTCCAAATTGACTTACAAGGAAAATTACCTATTCCGCAGCAGATATTAATTAGAAGAGGGGAAGATGCCTTTATTTAGAAGTAAAACATACCTCATTATGTCATAAGTATTGTGGAGATATTATACAAGGTGAGGTACCTAATGGAGTAATGGTAGAATGAGAATGAGTCATAAATGtgtttaattaaattacttacAATAAGCAAGTTAATCTTACATgtctaataaaagtaataagtCCACATTACAACAAAAAATCTCAAGCTATTTTGTGTGGAAGGTGCTTCGCGAGCaataaaaaaaacgtatttatAAAATCAGAGGCGCATTTATCCTTGGGCCCAAAGGGAGCATGGCCCGAGATATTGAGAAAGCGGCGGAGCAAGCCGAACGGCTTAGGGTATTAAACCTTAAACTACACACTACTGAATACTTGTGCTACCAGGTAGTTTGTctgataatatttttttccttatttattCGGGTAAATCCTTTCGACCCTCTTAGGAAATATACCCTACCCTAtaccctacctacctataccctattacctttacttaataataccaaaatcgcataatctgacagatggatttacccgagtttgaagttaaccGACTCATAAACATTACATATTATTCAAAAAAATTATTGTCACTTGGAAACAAATTCATTAAGACATTACGTGGCTACTTGTGTCTCACCTTGTATAAAGCATAGATAATGTGACATCGTAACGTAATATTGTTTCCGAGAGCAAGCGACATCGGTAATTCAGCACTTACGATAAATAGCTTCTATTAGGTCGGCATTTTCCTGAAGTGCAGAAAATCAAGTTAATCCGTCAGCGGATGAAGCTTGTTTGCGATTAGTGGAGATGAAAGTTGTTATGAGCTCCTGCGTGGCCTTGGCGAGGTAGGTACGCCAAAGTACCTATTCCTAAATACAAGTAATATTCGCGCCAAATGTTTTGTGTAACCAGAAAAAAAACCCATGTACCTATACGTAATTAGATTTTATAAAGACGTCCGTATTttataaacatataaaaacaaattacaaaTGAGACTTTTTAAtccgaatttattttataagttttttgtaaattgtgtatacaatttattatcgctgactatacttttattttaacgtGCAATAGCAGGCCCGTCCCATAATATTCCAAGCACTAAAATTGCATAGCGCTGGTGCGGCCGCATCCTCCGCTAAAAACCTCAAATGTATCAATTATATACTAGGTAGTAGCTAATACCGCAATACAATATTTCCGGCGTTTGGGGTTGAAACTCTGAGGTGTGGGGGACTATCGCGCGTCGCCTGTATAAAGAGCTACCTATCATAGCGCCTTATAGATGCTTCTAGTGACCACCGCGCTGGCCAATACTCTGCTGAACGGATCAGCAATGCATTGCAGCGGGGCGATGCGACCAGCCCTCTGGGCACCCCTATCGAGCAACCACGATTTGGGGCAAATttagtacctatatacttatttataagtttacTTATTGATTAGAATCACAAACGTTTTTTACTCCATAATCAACAATAGTATAATTAGTTTCGAAGACCGCTCTACGTTGTAGTTTATAAAAAGGTTTCCAAAGTCAGGGTATTTCTTAATTATTTGATACCTAATTAATTAGGGTGCTAATCCATTTGTGTTAGATAAAAACCTATACCTAAAGAAAAATGTGTTTTTGATTCAGCTTGCGGTCGAAACAAAGCCAGACAAATAATCTAAATTAATCATAAGAATGGTCGGAATTGCAAGACgctatttatatttgtataggaCACAATTAGGGCGCGTTAATAAGGGGAGTTCATCATGTTTGCCGCAAACAAAGTTACTTGGGAATAAATGCTACTTCTTTGGCTGACAACAATTAACAATATAACGAGGAAACTGTTCTCGACGCCGACGGACCACAGACGTGAcgaatttgttatttatttgtgCTTACTAACATATTTCGGCTGTTAAATGTTTTGTTTATCATGATTTCATGAATTTCATGtaaattaataggtatttaagtaTAAGTAATTTAGTACTGCCATCCGCTGCCTGATACAAAATTAGTAATGTACATACTCACACATTACATCTCCCAATACACTTAAGGTCTCCGAAACATGTGGCTAAAAATATGTGTAAATTTAGCTAATTTTaccaatttaaaataaatcattaaatATAGAAAAGAAAGAAAACCCGAGAAACATTTCTCAAATGTTTAATATCTGTCGGGCTTAGCCTAAACAGGTAGGTATTCTAGCGACGCTGGAAAAAGCTTCGTACGTAGAGGATGGGATGACCAGGAGcggcattgaaatttaaaagTTTGCTATGGTTTTGATACTTGCCTATGATAATATGATCGCATGCGCTTTCTAAGCGCGAAATACTCTGCGATTTGTGTCAACGTCGAATCATCACAATATTTAAGCTTTAACATATTGTGAAATATGGAAACCACTCTAAAAGGCGTCTATGTTGAACAATTGCTAACTTTTGCAACGGAACCCCAGCGTATAGTGCACGCTGAACGTATCAAATCCTTTGGAAGCTCGACGCCACGTTGCATGCCCTCCGCGCCGCTGGTCGCTCGCCACTGCAGccaaaggcttgctacacggtcgccgacaagcccccagaccgcgtggccttggccggtcccggaccgtgtagacagttgttgccaacaaaatttgaccaaaactgtccaaggacagaccaaggtcagacggttagaaggcttgtcggcgaccgtgtagcaagccttgtAATATAAAACACTTTGCACTAAGGTTCACAACATAGATGAGGGattcttttatttttgccatttttagtTATTGACCTTTTttccacttttgtgttatttctactcagaatcgagagctctttcgatcctaatgggataaaaaaatgtcccggaGTTTtattcctattgtgttaccatttccccagacactttgtatggcggtaacaaaaaggaaagtttgaaaaatgtatggaaattttaggacactttttttcttctataaggatgaaaagggctcgcgattctgactagaaataacaaaaaaggggcaaaaaatgtcacaatatataaaatgccaaaaaaataaaagaaacgctcagaTATAGGaagtaaggtttacaaaaagtCGGTGTAGACCATAATTACCTTCTCTCCTCGTGAAGGTGAAGTTTCGGTAAGGGAAGCTGATTAGGTCGAACTGGGACAGCGTCATTCCCGGGACAAAGTTGACGCTTTGCGAGTTCTGCCACTGGTACACCAGTTGCTGGTTGGAGTACGCATCTGTTCAAGCAAAAAAATGTTAcatattgtatttttatatgtgaTTGTAAGCAACGATCCTAATCAGACCAAATACTATTATAATGAGGGCAACTTTTACGACTCTATACTAACAAAGAAAtacctatgtaggtattcaTACCTTTATGTATAAAAGGTCATGAAAAGTCTCAATACGATGTTGAGTCTCTATATAATCAATTTAAATTGcctaacaataaaaaaagttaagtcGTAATCCCCGGCTGGGACtgaacagtttaatttttttttataacgatAGACCTAACCCTAACTTTACTAACTTAGTCTCAGCTAAATTGCAACCGGCCCTTAATCTATTAAGGGCCGGTTTGGATTTTTctgaacaagccggagctttgcaatttaattttcccctttaaaatagcacgtttcaCATGTGCGAAATAGTACTACTAAAATCGTTAGGTCTTACGCCTGCTCCAACCAAACTGGCCAACGTCACTCAGCAGTGAAATTTTAACCACCTGCCATCCTCTGCTTACTTTCTTCGTCTCCTGCCGGAGGTTGGCTATCATTAGGGCTATTTTCACTTTTGACGCTGCAGCTCGAAATAGCGATCTTGTGCTCATCTTTAACCAGCACCAGCAGCACCTGAGGTTTTTGAGCCACGAAGTTCGTCTTCTTCCACACTTTCGTTAACCCTGGATTCTCCCCTGTATTACCTATATTCTGCCTACCTAGCGgctttatttataggtaatTTAGAACAACTTTTATATTATGGCACTAAtgccgaaatcgtgaaaaaaattggctgtttcataagtAGGTAGTTATATTCAGGCTATTCCGGCTGATATAATTACTATGGGACAGCCAATttatttttcacgatttcggcaTTGGTCCTTTAATAAAAGTTGTCCAGTACCTAATGACCTATAAAGTCACCATGCAGAGTGGCTGGTGGTTAAAATTTCactctgtaggtaggtacacatatATAGGTAATAAAAGCGAACATTTTAACGGTGGCAGTCGGTTTGATGCAACCCACCCTAAATCTAACATTGCCTAATACCAGCTAATACGCACATGTAGGCTCACCAACGATACATTCGTTGCTGCAGTTTAGTATACTATTTGTTAATCTGTGGTATTACGGTATTGATATGCGTGCAGTATTAAGCTATTTGTGTCCCTAAGTCTCGTTCCAGTAATTTTGCCGTTCCATTTCGAATTTCGATCATAAGAGCACATTCCGGCCGGATAAGTTTCACCGGTATGCACTGTACATCGAGTATATTTTCAACACATATCCAGGTTTTAGCAGAGTTTTGCTATATTATAACATGGAGTTTAACCTAAAAACTGTGTAGGTGTGGTGTAGGTACTTTTAAATA
This genomic interval carries:
- the LOC134666602 gene encoding gamma-aminobutyric acid receptor subunit alpha-2 → MFVAVLVGGFLILSPQVDAKGAIYLTTKNGTFPISVPATSREAASQHSPKILSSADKNTPVPTGYSDRDYWDTNDKILSDYLNITFGEMDTRYTWKNKRSINDAVSRNITLVLENLLKNYENSQLPTHGKGYPTVVQTNILIRSMGPISELDMDYSMDCYFRQYWRDTRLSFLGPIRSLSLSIKMLERIWRPDTYFYNGKHSYVHTITVPNKLLRISQHGDILYSMRLTIKAKCPMELRNFPMDRQSCPLILGSYAYSNQQLVYQWQNSQSVNFVPGMTLSQFDLISFPYRNFTFTRREGDFSVLQVSFNLQRHTGYFLIQVYVPCILIVVLSWVSFWIHREATSDRVGLGITTVLTLSTISLDSRTDLPKVRYATALDWFLLMSFFYCIATLLEFAGVHYFTKVGSGEIVIDDAEWEELIEEVGGDAFAARQLAARRRSSARSAANYSFSLPQESNSPAEAGSEPVVRLTMERTTQTESRVPGWRQLLYCLAGDDLYRRKRQVEAGMRGHINSVSHIDRAARVLFPASFALLNLFYWLVYVFSATDFAWSDNPMNSLSH